Genomic segment of Deinococcus budaensis:
GGTGACCCCTCCTGCAAGGAGACTCCATGCAGCAGCACTGGACCGTTGAGGACTTGATCGACGACTGGACCCTCCTTCCTGCCGAGCAGGCTCTCCTCGCGGGCAGCCATGAGGCCAATTGCCTTGGCCTTGCGGTGATGCTCAAGGCCTTCCAGCACGAGGGCCGATTCCCGGCCCGCACGAGGGACGTCCCCCACGCCGCCGTGGCGTTCGTCGCCCGTCAGGTGGGCGTTAAGGTCACGCAGTTCGAGCGGTACGACTGGCGGGCGCGCACGCCGCTGATCTATCAGCACGTCAACCCGGATGGCATCTTTCGCCTCGACATGACCA
This window contains:
- a CDS encoding DUF4158 domain-containing protein, with the protein product MQQHWTVEDLIDDWTLLPAEQALLAGSHEANCLGLAVMLKAFQHEGRFPARTRDVPHAAVAFVARQVGVKVTQFERYDWRARTPLIYQHVNPDGIFRLDMTTRLDLGRAAASAKRGQSSSSRALLRPPSCLVLLQAGAAARYRWRSPGEAG